The Amycolatopsis mongoliensis genome includes a window with the following:
- a CDS encoding NADH-ubiquinone oxidoreductase-F iron-sulfur binding region domain-containing protein — MTILPPHHLDLAGHRRRNGVVPWVAYHGEDGRDRLIEAVAAADLRGRGGAGFPTAVKLRSARAPRSVVVANGCEGDPLSHKDAALLTLSPHLVLDGLQLAAHAVGAGEAVLCVHAGSPVLPSVFAALAERDDPVPVRVEEIPRRYVASEETALVHYLTSGDARPLGKSPRPDERGVRGRPTLVDNVETLAQLALVILLGPQHYLSARRDLVTVTGVVRRPGVVEVAPGAPLTAVLAAAGGETEPVQAVLVGGYGGTWTSDFRFGVSGIPAVYALPARACGLEYTAKVLAFLAAESARQCGPCMFGLPAIAADFAELLRGGPSTARLARRLPPLTGRGACAHPDGAARLAASALQVFGADLAAHSAGGRCRILERVA, encoded by the coding sequence ATGACCATCCTGCCGCCCCACCACCTCGACCTGGCCGGCCACCGGCGCCGCAACGGCGTCGTGCCCTGGGTCGCCTACCACGGCGAAGACGGCCGCGACCGGCTGATCGAAGCCGTCGCCGCGGCGGACCTGCGCGGCCGCGGCGGCGCGGGCTTCCCGACCGCGGTCAAGCTGCGCTCGGCCCGGGCACCGCGCTCGGTCGTCGTCGCGAACGGCTGCGAAGGCGACCCGCTCAGCCACAAGGACGCCGCGCTGCTGACGCTGTCCCCGCACCTGGTGCTCGACGGCCTGCAGCTCGCCGCGCACGCCGTCGGCGCCGGGGAAGCCGTCCTCTGCGTGCACGCGGGCAGCCCGGTGCTGCCGAGCGTCTTCGCCGCGCTCGCCGAACGCGACGACCCCGTGCCGGTGCGCGTCGAGGAGATCCCGCGGCGGTACGTCGCCAGCGAGGAGACGGCGCTCGTCCACTACCTGACGTCGGGGGACGCGCGGCCGCTCGGCAAGTCGCCGCGGCCCGACGAACGCGGGGTGCGCGGCCGGCCGACACTGGTGGACAACGTCGAAACGCTGGCGCAGCTGGCGCTGGTGATCCTCCTCGGCCCGCAGCACTACCTTTCCGCCCGCCGGGACCTGGTCACGGTGACCGGCGTGGTCCGGCGGCCCGGGGTCGTGGAGGTGGCGCCCGGAGCGCCGTTGACGGCGGTGCTGGCCGCCGCGGGCGGCGAGACCGAGCCGGTGCAGGCGGTGCTGGTCGGCGGCTACGGCGGGACCTGGACGTCGGACTTCCGGTTCGGCGTCTCGGGGATTCCGGCGGTGTACGCGCTCCCGGCCCGGGCGTGCGGGCTCGAGTACACGGCGAAGGTGCTGGCGTTCCTGGCGGCGGAGTCGGCCCGGCAGTGCGGGCCGTGCATGTTCGGCCTCCCGGCGATCGCGGCGGACTTCGCCGAACTGCTCCGCGGCGGCCCGTCGACGGCCCGGCTGGCCCGCCGTCTTCCCCCGCTCACCGGCCGCGGGGCGTGCGCGCACCCGGACGGCGCGGCGCGCCTCGCGGCGAGTGCGTTGCAGGTGTTCGGTGCCGACCTGGCAGCGCACTCGGCCGGTGGCCGGTGCCGGATTCTGGAGCGTGTGGCGTGA